In Necator americanus strain Aroian chromosome IV, whole genome shotgun sequence, the following proteins share a genomic window:
- a CDS encoding hypothetical protein (NECATOR_CHRIV.G14757.T1), with protein sequence MPLCLTFIDLKKAFDSVETEAVVEALDNQGVPTQYIKVLRELYSNFTTGISPFYKNVIIDVKRRVRQGDTISPKIFTATLENAMRKLEWDDMGVKVDGGQLHHLRFADDIVLVTPSISQAERMLTEFDETCGCIGLQLNLQKTMFMRNGWVSDAPFTLNGTNISECTSYVYLGRELNMMNDLTPELGRRRRAAWGAYKSIEDVVKKTRNIRLRAHLFNTTVFPALTYASETWAFRKQEENVSVIERAIERVMLGVSRFTQMRDGIRSSLLRQRSNIRDASAFAKESKIRWAGHVMRFDDNRWTRAVSDWVPRDIKRTIGKPPTRWSDFFTKSLKEKYDALRVPRERRNHWATLARDRNKWKNYWRPLDQFEDQRESR encoded by the coding sequence atgccgctctgtctcaccttcatcgacttaaagaaggccttcgactcagttgagacggaagcggtcgtggaagccttggacaaccaaggcgtccctactcagtacataaaggtacttcgagagttgtacagtaacttcacgaccggaatttcgccattttaCAAGAAcgtcatcattgacgtgaagaggagggtccgacagggtgatacaatctcacccaaaatattcacagccaccctcgagaacgcaatgcgaaagttggaatgggacgacatgggagtgaaggttgatggtgggcagctacaccatttgcgctttgctgatgacatcgtactggtaacacctagcatcagccaagcggaacgaatgctgaccgaattcgacgaaacatgtggatgcatcggtcttcagctgaatctacaaaagacgatgttcatgcggaacggatgggtctcggatgccccattcacgctcaacggaacgaacatatccgaatgcaccagctacgtttatctgggtcgggaactgaacatgatgaacgacctgacccccgagctgggcaggaggagacgagcggcttggggagcgtacaagagcatcgaggatgtagtgaagaagaccaggaacatccggctccgtgctcacctcttcaacaccaccgtatttcctgctttgacctatgcttcggaaacctgggcatttcgcaagcaggaagaaaacgtgagcgtcattgaacgcgcaattgagagagtgatgctaggagtatcccgtttcacgcaaatgagggacgggattcgaagttctctcctacgtcagcgatcgaataTTAGAGACGCctccgcgtttgccaaggaaagtaaaataaggtgggccggacacgtgatgcgctttgatgacaaccgttggaccagagccgtgagcgactgggttccccgcgatattaagcgcaccaTAGGAaaaccgccgacccgatggtcagatttcttcacgaagtccttgaaagaaaaatatgatgctcttcgtgtcccgcgcgaaaggaggaaccactgggctactctggcacgcgatcggaacaaatggaagaattactggcgcccgctcgaccagttcgaagatcaacgggagtcaaggtga
- a CDS encoding hypothetical protein (NECATOR_CHRIV.G14758.T1) translates to MYRDDGVRETEVLRCPVPSNLSDHMRSFNFTGHGNKRGIEHGLIIFASKSRELQNLVFAGKVYWKLGAVNNGWMERSTQVYDDIEFALMRSLIRGTPELSKAFGQ, encoded by the exons ATGTATCGCGATGACGGCGTACGAGAAACTGAAGTGCTGCGATGCCCAGTGCCATCGAACCTGTCCGACCATATGCGTTCGTTCAATTTCACCGGACATGGCAACAAAAG GGGTATTGAGCACGGTTTAATCATCTTCGCATCGAAATCTCGAGAACTCCAGAACCTAGTATTCGCTGGAAAAGTATATTGGAAACTTGGCGCTGTAAATAACGGCTGGATGGAAAGAAGCACGCAAGTCTATGATGACATCGAATTCGCACTTATGCGGTCCCTTATTCGTGGAACTCCAGAATTATCGAAAGCATTTGGCCAGTGA
- a CDS encoding hypothetical protein (NECATOR_CHRIV.G14758.T2) translates to MTAYEKLKCCDAQCHRTCPTICVRSISPDMATKGPSIQPSEVSTSIDSEFSLTKYKGGLFFISCENWERCSVNDLVVA, encoded by the exons ATGACGGCGTACGAGAAACTGAAGTGCTGCGATGCCCAGTGCCATCGAACCTGTCCGACCATATGCGTTCGTTCAATTTCACCGGACATGGCAACAAAAG gacCTTCTATTCAGCCATCAGAAGTTAGTACATCGATAGACAGTGAGTTTTCGCTGACGAAGTACAAAGGAG GGCTCTTCTTTATCTCTTGCGAAAATTGGGAAAGGTGCTCAGTAAACGACTTGGTGGTTGCATGA
- a CDS encoding hypothetical protein (NECATOR_CHRIV.G14759.T1), producing MRYSFLPCLLSMLIRTSAGIRCYSGLKYIVGQDEYQDSEECNVILGLGDSYCYTFREHTSVNEIVKMGCSNMVCNALRNTCMNTDFAGMTGTLCCCNSRHYCNSSPKKIRLVPFIVPLLLFFGVFVQIMLSDI from the exons ATGCGATATTCGTTTCTGCCATGTCTACTTTCGATGCTGATCCGGACTTCTGCAGGAATACGCTGTTACTCTGGCTTAAAATACATTGTCGGACAAGATGAATATCAGGATTCAG AAGAATGCAATGTAATTCTCGGATTGGGTGACTCATACTGTTACACTTTCCGAGAGCACACCAGCGTCAACGAGATCGTCAAAATGGGTTGTTCGAATATGGTCTGCAAT GCCCTACGCAATACCTGCATGAATACGGATTTTGCCGGTATGACCGGGACACTCTGTTGCTGCAACAGTCGTCATTACTGTAACTCGTCACCGAAGAAGATCCGACTGGTGCCGTTCATCGTCCCGTTACTGCTATTTTTCGGTGTCTTCGTCCAAATTATGCTTTCGGATATATGA
- a CDS encoding hypothetical protein (NECATOR_CHRIV.G14759.T2) produces the protein MLIRTSAGIRCYSGLKYIVGQDEYQDSEECNVILGLGDSYCYTFREHTSVNEIVKMGCSNMVCNALRNTCMNTDFAGMTGTLCCCNSRHYCNSSPKKIRLVPFIVPLLLFFGVFVQIMLSDI, from the exons ATGCTGATCCGGACTTCTGCAGGAATACGCTGTTACTCTGGCTTAAAATACATTGTCGGACAAGATGAATATCAGGATTCAG AAGAATGCAATGTAATTCTCGGATTGGGTGACTCATACTGTTACACTTTCCGAGAGCACACCAGCGTCAACGAGATCGTCAAAATGGGTTGTTCGAATATGGTCTGCAAT GCCCTACGCAATACCTGCATGAATACGGATTTTGCCGGTATGACCGGGACACTCTGTTGCTGCAACAGTCGTCATTACTGTAACTCGTCACCGAAGAAGATCCGACTGGTGCCGTTCATCGTCCCGTTACTGCTATTTTTCGGTGTCTTCGTCCAAATTATGCTTTCGGATATATGA
- a CDS encoding hypothetical protein (NECATOR_CHRIV.G14760.T1), which produces MILRLSCLIPLTLAQFHFNQNDQNGLNGANPSFPQEGMSRGVVRQILTPYNITSNSNVENNSGVTIQFQLRGYSNPQSALPNGWTCVCPPEKSCNYLNRPPACYFGFTFIISAPDTSVRYFATEFVTLDSNGQLPAIQRNGWDQNYVVQLPSKPSAIDIFAHHLGPVINQADGSLIAVETLTHVDTFVVPLSDTLPAVGGVQSMAQQHAYQGKLLGTTLYLSYSISCTGPFIGPDCDLTCTPSTISPSVAACRSNSTGFFQVCSFQSGGQVDNCKNCPWGIKENTYCQDEEGGVLDPYSASVVDTGYRTATIILGILTGIFLILLIVALLAVCVLRRRQQPVEKEMTSFDRNGGVAATRPLLSATYRADQPTPLPRSQPPSLDAKPIKSSLRKAMLPPATLNDTRDTSFNSDLNPTGIRPSRSEVV; this is translated from the exons atgattcTTCGATTATCTTGTCTAATACCACTTACCCTTGCCCAATTCCACTTCAATCAAAATGATCAAAATGGTCTGAACGGCGCGAATCCTTCGTTTCCTCAGGAAGGAATGTCCAGAGGAGTGGTTAGACAGATCCTCACCCCTTATAATATCACCTCAAAC AGCAACGTCGAGAACAACAGCGGAGTGACGATTCAGTTCCAGTTGCGAGGCTACTCTAATCCTCAGTCGGCTTTGCCGAATGGTTGGACGTGTGTCTGCCCACCGGAGAAATCTTGTAACTATTTAAATCGACCACCAGCATGCTATTTCGGATTCACGTTTATCATTTCGGCACCGGA CACATCCGTACGCTACTTCGCAACTGAATTCGTCACACTCGATTCCAATGGTCAGCTACCTGCCATTCAACGAAATGGATGGGATCAGAACTACGTGGTGCAATTGCCGAGCAAACCA TCGGCCATCGACATTTTCGCGCACCACCTTGGGCCAGTGATTAACCAGGCCGACGGTTCACTGATAGCTGTGGAAACGCTCACCCATGTGGATACTTTCGTTGTTCCATTGTCGGATACGCTTCCAGCTGTCGGTGGAGTTCAGAGTATGGCTCAACAACATGCTTATCAAGGAAAACTGCTTGGAACTAC ACTCTACCTTTCGTATTCGATTTCATGCACGGGACCATTTATTGGACCAGATTGCGACTTAACATGCACACCTTCGACGATAAGTCCCAGTGTTGCGGCTTGTAGATCCAACAGTACTGGATTTTTCCAAGTGTGCAGTTTCCAAAGTGGAGGACAA GTTGACAACTGTAAAAACTGCCCATGGGGTATCAAGGAGAACACTTATTGTCAGGACGAAGAGGGAGGCGTTCTGGATCCGTACTCTGCT AGCGTTGTGGACACTGGTTACCGTACCGCTACCATTATACTCGGCATACTTACCGGAATTTTCCTGATTTTGCTGATCGTAGCACTACTTGCAGTTTGTGTACT AAGACGTCGACAACAACCTGTGGAGAAGGAGATGACAAGCTTTGACAGGAATGGCGGGGTCGCCGCAACTCGTCCGCTTTTGTCCGCCACCTACCGCGCTGATCAGCCAACTCCGCTACCGCGATCCCAGCCGCCCAGCCTGGACGCCAAGCCTATAA AGTCATCTTTGCGCAAAGCAATGCTGCCACCAGCTACGCTCAATGATACTCGTGACACGAGCTTCAACAGTGATCTCAACCCAACTGGGATTCGGCCAAGTCGCAGCGAGGTTGTCTAA